One stretch of Methylococcus capsulatus DNA includes these proteins:
- a CDS encoding formyl transferase, producing the protein MPEGKTRIVFLCTDSRYSRMMYHGLAPHAQVAAIIVETPVSLARLARRRMEKLGLMATMGQILFIACNKLLARFSAKRIRELISAYGLDDAPLPEDRVIPVDTVNSHRTIALLRELAPQAVVVNGTRIISREVLDAIEVPFLNTHMGITPRYRGVHGGYWAIANDDRENCGVTVHLVDAGIDTGGVLYQGIIEVDEKDDFNTYPLHQIAKAIPLMQSALEDVRAHNLRTVPGVFPSRLWHHPTLFEYLRNRLLLAAK; encoded by the coding sequence ATGCCTGAAGGAAAAACGCGAATCGTATTTCTGTGCACCGACAGCCGTTATTCCCGCATGATGTATCACGGCCTGGCGCCCCATGCCCAGGTTGCCGCCATAATCGTCGAAACGCCCGTTTCATTGGCCCGCCTCGCACGGAGGAGAATGGAAAAACTGGGACTGATGGCAACCATGGGCCAGATCCTATTCATTGCCTGCAATAAGCTTCTGGCGCGGTTTTCCGCCAAAAGAATCCGTGAGCTCATTTCGGCTTACGGCCTCGACGACGCGCCACTGCCCGAAGACCGGGTAATCCCGGTCGACACCGTCAACTCGCATCGGACCATCGCCTTGCTTCGCGAATTGGCTCCCCAGGCCGTCGTCGTCAACGGCACGCGAATCATCTCGAGGGAAGTTCTCGACGCGATCGAGGTGCCCTTCCTCAACACCCACATGGGCATTACCCCACGTTACCGCGGTGTACATGGCGGCTATTGGGCGATTGCGAACGACGACCGCGAAAACTGCGGGGTGACGGTCCACCTGGTGGATGCCGGTATCGACACCGGCGGCGTCCTCTACCAGGGCATCATAGAAGTCGACGAGAAAGACGATTTCAACACCTATCCCCTGCACCAGATCGCCAAGGCCATCCCCCTGATGCAATCGGCGCTGGAAGACGTGCGTGCCCACAACTTGCGGACCGTGCCGGGCGTTTTTCCTT